From Candidatus Bathyarchaeota archaeon:
GGAAACTTACAAAGTGCGGGCTGGGCGAGGACCAATTCAAGATGTGGAAATCCGCAACGTTGGAAGCCCAATAGTGCTTGGCGAGATTCCAGGTGTAGTGGCCTTTGTCGGATGCTCCAACTATCCAAAAGGCGGGTTGGACGTTGCGGAGATGTGCCGCGAATTCGCCAACAGACGTTATATTGTTGTTACATCCGGTTGCTCAGCCATGACTGCTGGCATGTACAAAAATGAGGAGGGCAAAACACCCTATGAGGAGTTTACAGGTGAGTTCACTGCTGGGTGCCTAGTAAACGTTGGCTCGTGCGTGGCTAATGCTCACATAGCCGGAGCAGCCATAAAAATTGCCAATATATTTGCTAAAAGAAATCTCCGCGCCAATTATGAGGAAATTGCCGACTATATCCTTAACCGTGTAGGCGCCGTGGGTGTCGCGTGGGGCGCCTATTCTCAAAAGGCTGCTTCAATAGCTGCCGGCTTCTGGCGTTTAGGCGTTCCGGTTATTGTTGGGCCTCATGGTATTAAGTATAGGCGGATGCTTTTGGGAAGGGCTGACCGTGAAGAAGACTGGTACGTTTACGACGCTAGGACAGGAGAGAAGGTGCACGTTGGGCCGGCACCCGAACACTTATTCTACGCTGCCGAAACCAAAGAGGAAGCCATGGTCATGATTGCCAAGCTTTGCATGCGCCCAAATGACACAACAAAGGGCAGAGCCATAAAACTGACCCACTATATTGATTTGCATAAACGCTTATACGGAACCATGCCGGAAGATATCCATCGTTTCGTGCGCACAATTGCCGACATTCCGGTTACAATGAAAGATGAAATAATAAAGATCCTTGAAGAAAAAGGCTGGAAAGAGACGGTGATTCCAGATCCAACGCTGTTGTCTAGACTCATAAGGAAGAAGAAGGAATAGGAGGAATAGATGGTAATGTCTGCTGAACCTTGGCAGACGGCAGAAATCCCTGGACCTAAAAAGGCTTTGGTTATAACGAAGCCTGAGGTCGTTGCTGCCATGATTAAACGGGCGCAGCACCCGGTGCTTGTGGTTGGCCATAAAGCGTCTGAAACAGACTTTGAGGGTGGAAAACTCGTAGATTTCATTATAGAGTTTTCAAAGAAAACAGGCATTCCAGTTGTAGCCACCGCTCATATGATTGGCGAGTTCGCCAAGCGAGGTTTTAAACCAGCGGCTTTCATGCCTGCAGTCGACATTGGAAATAGGCTTGTTGACCCATCGTGGACTGGTGTGGATGGCAAGGGGCCGCATGACCTAGCCTTGTTTGTGGGGCTTTATTATTACATGGAGTGGACAATTCTGTCGGGGCTGAAACATTTTGCCAAACATTTGAAGACAGTTTCGCTGGATAATGTTTATCATCCTCATGCAAGTTGGTCCTTCCCCAACCTTTCCCACGAAGAGTGGGTGAAAAACCTTAAAGTTATAATGGAAAAAGTTTGAAAGGAGGCGAACAGAAAATGAGTATGTTTCAGGACATACCGGTTGATGTGGGCGTAGTCTACGAGGGCGAACGTATCCGCAGAAAAGACATGTACGTAGAACTCGGCGGACCGGACGTCAAAGAGAAGTTTGAGCTAGCGAGAGTCAAAAAGCCTGAAGAAGTTGAAGATGGAAAAATAACAATCATTGGACCAGATCTTAAAGATATGGAGGAGGGTAAATCCTACCCCTTTGGCATCCTCATTGAGGTGGCAGGCGCCAAACTTGAGCCAGAACTGGAAGGTGTCATTGAAAGGCGAATCCACGCATACTGCAACTACATTGAAGGTTTTATGCACTTAAACCAGCGTTACGATATTTGGCTAAGGCTTAGCAAAAAATCCTTCCAGAAAGGCCTAAATTCGTTTCAATACATTGGGAAAGTTTTGCATAGGTTGTTTAAGAGCGAACTACCTATTGTTGAGAAAATGCAAGTAACTTTCATAACTGATGTTGAAAAGATTAAGGAGCTTTATCCTCAAGCCTTGCAGATTTACGAGGCTAGAGACGCGAGGGCAAGAGGTCTCAAAGACGAGGAAGTGGACAGATTTTACGGATGCATCTTATGCCAGTCTTTCGCGCCAACTCATTGCTGTGTAATAACGCCTCAGCGATATTCTAACTGCGGCGCCATAAGCTGGTTTGATGCACGGGCATCAGCCAACATCGATCCGAAAGGGCCTATCTTTGAGATCAATAGAGGCGAGCTTCTGGACCCAGCTAAAGGCGAGTTCTCCGGTGTAAACGAAGCTGTCAAGAAGAGGACGTTGGGCGAAATAACGCGAGTTTGGCTCTACACAGCTTTCGGCTACCCGCACACTTCTTGCGGATGCTTCGAGGCTGTCGCTTTCTATATTCCAGAGGTAGACGGCTTCGGCATAGTTCACAGAGGCTACAAGGATGTTACAGTGAACGGGCTGGCCTTTTCAACTCTTGCAGATTCAACAGCCGGTGGCCGACAAGTGGATGGATTTCACGGCGTATCCATTGAGTACATGCGTTCTCCGAAGTTCTTGCAAGCTGACGGCGGCTATAAACGTGTCGTCTGGATGCCTAAAGAAGTGAAAGAACGTGTCAAAAACTTCATTCCAGCGGACCTTGTGGACAAAATCGCCACCGAGGAAGACGCCAAGACTATTGATGAGTTGAAAGCTTTTCTGAAGGCTCGCGGTCATCCGGTTGTTGAACGTTGGAAAGAAGAGGCTGTAGCGGTTCCAGAGGCTGTTCCAGCGGAAGCCGAGGCAAAGGAAGAGGCTGTGCCTGCGATGGCACCTGTGGTTACGGCGGCGACGCTGCCAATCACTGCTGGCGGATATAAGATCATACTTAAAGATGCAAAAATCTATGCTAAACGTGTCATAATCAGAGCCGTCAAAAGCGAGAAACCTGAGAAAAAATGAGAAAGGTGAAAAAGTTTGGCTGAAAAGAAAGAGAAAGACGAAACCATTGTAGGGTTGAAGCTGGATTCACGGCTATTAGAGCTTATAGCTAAGATCCAAGAAGTTGAACTTGAAGACTTCGAGTTGCAAGCCAGTGATTTGGAAATTTGGTTTCAACCCGGCGCTGTTGCCGCTCCGGTGATTGCGCCGCCACAAAAGGCTGTTGCTCCACCGGCTAAGGCTAAACCGACACAGATTTTGGAGGCGGAGTTTGTTCCACCTGTTGAAACTTATCCCGGCAAAGTTGTTGAGGTTAAGCTTGGTCGTGTAAACGGCAAATCAATTGTTATTGGCGGCGAATCCACTCCAGCCTTTTACACTTTTGAGAGGCCGACTCCCCATCCACCAGTTATATCGTTAGACGTTTTCGACATGGAGGTACCATTACCTAAGGCTGTGAAAATGCACGTTAAAGACGTTATAGGCGACCCGGCGGCTTGGGCTAAACTAGCTGTGGACAAGTTCGGCGCAGACCTAATAACAATTCACCTTATTAGCATTGACCCGCTTGTAAAGAATGCATCGCCCAAAGAGGCCGTTAAAACAGTTGAGGCTGTCGCCCAAGCTGTAGACGTACCCCTTGTAATCGGAGGTTGCGGTGACCCGGCCAAAGATGCAGATGTTTTTCAAGAAGTTTGTGAAACCTTCGCCGGTGAACGTTTTCTAATAAGTTCCATAACAAGGGACATGGACGTGGAACGATGCGCCAAATTCATCAAGAAGAATGGACAAGCAGCTTTAGCGTTTACGCCAATGGACCTAAACATTGCTAGAGAATTGAACCGTCGGCTATACGATTTTCTGCCCAAAGAAGACATTGTAATGGACTTGACGACAGCGGCTCTTGGCTACGGACTGGAGTACGCTTTCACAAACATGGAGCGTGCCCGCTTAGCGGCTTTGATGGGCGATCCTGAACTGGCACATCCAATGTCTTCCGGGACAACAAACGCTTGGGCAGCTCGTGAGGCTTGGCTGAAAATGGCTCCGGAGTGGGAGCCTCGCGAACTTCGAGGACCCTTATGGGAGGTTGTTACCGCCTTGACACTACTGTTAGCTGGCGTTGACCTGTTTATGATGATGCATCCAGCGGCAGTTAAAACAGTCAAAGATGTTATTGCCCAGTTAATGGGCGGCAAGTCTGGCAACTCTGAGAGTCTCATGGAATGGGTTACTGCCAAGATTTAAACCGTTTAAGGGGGCTTGCGACAAGATGAGTGGAAAAGAAGATAAAGGCAAGGTCGGCGTTAAAGAGCTCAGTCCCATAGACGTTTACAAGCTTTTACCTCGCACAAACTGTAAAGAGTGCGGCGAAGAAAACTGTATGGCCTTCGCCACAAAAATCGTGAACCGC
This genomic window contains:
- the cdhB gene encoding CO dehydrogenase/acetyl-CoA synthase complex subunit epsilon — translated: MVMSAEPWQTAEIPGPKKALVITKPEVVAAMIKRAQHPVLVVGHKASETDFEGGKLVDFIIEFSKKTGIPVVATAHMIGEFAKRGFKPAAFMPAVDIGNRLVDPSWTGVDGKGPHDLALFVGLYYYMEWTILSGLKHFAKHLKTVSLDNVYHPHASWSFPNLSHEEWVKNLKVIMEKV
- the cdhC gene encoding CO dehydrogenase/CO-methylating acetyl-CoA synthase complex subunit beta, yielding MFQDIPVDVGVVYEGERIRRKDMYVELGGPDVKEKFELARVKKPEEVEDGKITIIGPDLKDMEEGKSYPFGILIEVAGAKLEPELEGVIERRIHAYCNYIEGFMHLNQRYDIWLRLSKKSFQKGLNSFQYIGKVLHRLFKSELPIVEKMQVTFITDVEKIKELYPQALQIYEARDARARGLKDEEVDRFYGCILCQSFAPTHCCVITPQRYSNCGAISWFDARASANIDPKGPIFEINRGELLDPAKGEFSGVNEAVKKRTLGEITRVWLYTAFGYPHTSCGCFEAVAFYIPEVDGFGIVHRGYKDVTVNGLAFSTLADSTAGGRQVDGFHGVSIEYMRSPKFLQADGGYKRVVWMPKEVKERVKNFIPADLVDKIATEEDAKTIDELKAFLKARGHPVVERWKEEAVAVPEAVPAEAEAKEEAVPAMAPVVTAATLPITAGGYKIILKDAKIYAKRVIIRAVKSEKPEKK
- the cdhD gene encoding CO dehydrogenase/acetyl-CoA synthase subunit delta, with amino-acid sequence MAEKKEKDETIVGLKLDSRLLELIAKIQEVELEDFELQASDLEIWFQPGAVAAPVIAPPQKAVAPPAKAKPTQILEAEFVPPVETYPGKVVEVKLGRVNGKSIVIGGESTPAFYTFERPTPHPPVISLDVFDMEVPLPKAVKMHVKDVIGDPAAWAKLAVDKFGADLITIHLISIDPLVKNASPKEAVKTVEAVAQAVDVPLVIGGCGDPAKDADVFQEVCETFAGERFLISSITRDMDVERCAKFIKKNGQAALAFTPMDLNIARELNRRLYDFLPKEDIVMDLTTAALGYGLEYAFTNMERARLAALMGDPELAHPMSSGTTNAWAAREAWLKMAPEWEPRELRGPLWEVVTALTLLLAGVDLFMMMHPAAVKTVKDVIAQLMGGKSGNSESLMEWVTAKI